Proteins encoded together in one Streptomyces sp. TLI_171 window:
- a CDS encoding HAD family phosphatase, producing MLGLPDRIKAFLFDLDGVLTQTAKVHAAAWKDMFDTFLRAEADRTGGAFVPFDPVGEYDRYVDGRPRLDGTRQFLASRGIELPEGAPQDPPGARTVNGLSSAKNDTVLRMIHEQGVQPYEGSVAYLHRLRELGLPRAVVSSSANCRDVLRAAGIDDLFEVVVDGVTAARDRLAGKPAPDTFLAAAKQLGVAPEHAAVFEDALAGVAAGRAGGFGAVVGVNRTGQAGALREHGADLVVDDLSELIEEGR from the coding sequence ATGTTGGGACTTCCGGACCGCATCAAGGCCTTCCTGTTCGACCTGGACGGGGTGCTGACCCAGACCGCGAAAGTGCACGCCGCGGCCTGGAAGGACATGTTCGACACCTTCCTGCGCGCGGAGGCCGACCGGACCGGCGGCGCCTTCGTGCCGTTCGACCCGGTCGGCGAGTACGACCGGTACGTGGACGGCCGGCCCCGGCTGGACGGCACCCGGCAGTTCCTCGCCTCGCGCGGCATCGAGCTGCCCGAGGGCGCCCCGCAGGACCCGCCGGGCGCCCGGACGGTCAACGGCCTGTCGAGCGCCAAGAACGACACCGTGCTGCGGATGATCCACGAACAGGGCGTGCAGCCGTACGAGGGCTCGGTGGCGTACCTGCACCGGCTGCGCGAACTCGGCCTGCCGCGGGCCGTGGTGTCCTCCAGCGCCAACTGCCGGGACGTGCTGCGGGCCGCCGGGATCGACGACCTGTTCGAGGTGGTGGTGGACGGGGTCACCGCCGCCCGCGACCGGCTGGCCGGCAAGCCCGCGCCCGACACCTTCCTGGCCGCGGCGAAGCAGCTCGGCGTCGCTCCCGAGCACGCCGCGGTGTTCGAGGACGCGCTGGCGGGCGTGGCGGCCGGCCGGGCCGGCGGGTTCGGGGCCGTGGTGGGCGTCAACCGCACCGGGCAGGCCGGGGCGCTGCGCGAGCACGGGGCGGACCTGGTGGTGGACGACCTGTCCGAGCTGATCGAGGAGGGCCGATGA
- a CDS encoding YcxB family protein, giving the protein MALSVQYDLTPDQVAEVVQGPPAKGLFAGLQNRMMAKAAAMSAQRLSGPTALLLDEAGIARTQHDITVRVPWAEVVSVNERLTAWMVQLRPSGVVMIPFSAVAEADRTAFKAELEALAGTKYRVRTR; this is encoded by the coding sequence GTGGCGCTCTCCGTGCAGTACGACCTGACGCCGGATCAGGTCGCCGAGGTGGTCCAGGGCCCGCCCGCCAAGGGCCTGTTCGCCGGTCTGCAGAACCGGATGATGGCGAAGGCGGCGGCGATGTCCGCGCAGCGGCTGTCCGGGCCGACGGCGCTGCTGCTGGACGAGGCGGGGATCGCCCGCACCCAGCACGACATCACGGTGCGGGTGCCGTGGGCGGAGGTCGTCTCGGTGAACGAGCGACTCACCGCCTGGATGGTGCAGCTGCGGCCGAGCGGCGTCGTGATGATCCCGTTCTCGGCGGTCGCCGAGGCGGACAGGACCGCCTTCAAGGCCGAGCTGGAGGCGCTGGCGGGCACGAAGTACCGGGTGCGTACGCGCTGA
- a CDS encoding SRPBCC domain-containing protein, with amino-acid sequence MAEIALQIDVAASRGRLLAALDTHEGLTSWWTTGVERDGEDLLVAVPGAAQPFRLRRERADLERVAWRSVGVVPPSWQGTTVTWDFFDHPDGPRHTLLLLRHLGWAADAAPAVPAAAGRWAELVVRLKDYAQSGRPQPLFVPTGHPHPGVHVEAE; translated from the coding sequence ATGGCCGAGATCGCCCTGCAGATCGACGTCGCGGCGTCCCGGGGCCGCCTGCTGGCGGCGCTGGACACCCACGAGGGGCTGACGTCCTGGTGGACCACGGGGGTGGAGCGGGACGGCGAGGACCTGCTGGTCGCCGTTCCCGGCGCGGCGCAGCCGTTCCGATTGCGCCGGGAGCGGGCGGATCTGGAACGGGTGGCCTGGCGCAGTGTCGGGGTGGTGCCGCCGTCCTGGCAGGGCACCACCGTGACCTGGGACTTCTTCGACCACCCGGACGGTCCGCGGCACACCCTGCTGCTGCTGCGCCACCTCGGCTGGGCGGCGGACGCGGCCCCGGCGGTGCCGGCGGCGGCGGGCCGCTGGGCGGAGTTGGTGGTCCGGTTGAAGGACTACGCGCAGAGCGGCCGCCCGCAGCCGCTGTTCGTGCCGACCGGCCACCCGCACCCGGGGGTGCACGTCGAGGCCGAGTGA
- a CDS encoding SDR family oxidoreductase, with amino-acid sequence MDVVIAGGHGKIALRLSRLLSARGDSVAGLIRNPAQAGDLHEAGARPVVCDLEQVSAEELAEHLAGADAVVFAAGAGPDSGAARKETVDRAGAVLLADAAQRAGVRRYLLVSSMGLDRIGDPAVTPEFDAYLRAKRAAEEAVKDRPLDWTVLRPGALTDTATERHAHLAPPPNRFGEVSRDEVAHTLVRLLDDPSTVHQTLELTT; translated from the coding sequence ATGGACGTGGTGATCGCAGGTGGACACGGCAAGATCGCGCTGCGGCTCTCGCGGCTGCTCTCCGCGCGCGGCGACTCGGTCGCCGGGCTGATCCGCAATCCCGCGCAGGCCGGGGACCTGCACGAGGCGGGCGCCCGGCCGGTGGTCTGCGACCTGGAGCAGGTCTCGGCGGAGGAGCTGGCGGAGCACCTGGCGGGTGCGGACGCGGTGGTCTTCGCGGCGGGCGCCGGGCCGGACAGCGGCGCGGCGCGGAAGGAGACCGTGGACCGGGCGGGCGCGGTGCTGCTGGCGGACGCCGCGCAGCGGGCCGGGGTGCGGCGGTACCTGCTGGTGTCCTCGATGGGGCTGGACCGGATCGGCGATCCGGCGGTCACCCCCGAGTTCGACGCGTACCTGAGGGCGAAGCGGGCGGCCGAGGAGGCGGTGAAGGACCGCCCGCTGGACTGGACGGTGCTGCGCCCGGGCGCGCTGACCGACACGGCGACCGAGCGGCACGCGCACCTGGCGCCGCCGCCGAACCGATTCGGCGAGGTGTCCCGGGACGAGGTGGCGCACACCCTGGTGCGGCTGCTGGACGACCCGTCGACGGTGCACCAGACGCTGGAGCTCACCACCTGA
- a CDS encoding carboxymuconolactone decarboxylase family protein, translating to MTDHATVPAPVRRISLRELAPEFHRHLLAASRAAITGLADPVLTELVNLRASQLNGCAYCLDLHAADARKNGESEHRLYTLSAWRETPYFTARERAALALTESVTLLAGTHVPDEVFEEAAKHFAEAELAHLIALITSINALNRVGVTSRLSPPPRE from the coding sequence ATGACCGATCACGCCACCGTTCCGGCTCCCGTCCGGCGGATCTCGCTGCGCGAGCTGGCCCCCGAGTTCCACCGTCACCTGCTGGCGGCCTCGCGGGCCGCGATCACCGGCCTCGCCGACCCCGTGCTGACCGAGCTGGTCAACCTGCGCGCCTCGCAGCTCAACGGCTGCGCGTACTGCCTGGACCTGCACGCCGCGGACGCCCGGAAGAACGGGGAGTCCGAGCACCGGCTGTACACCCTGTCCGCGTGGCGGGAGACGCCGTACTTCACCGCCCGCGAGCGGGCCGCCCTCGCGCTGACCGAATCGGTGACGCTGCTCGCCGGGACGCACGTCCCCGACGAGGTGTTCGAGGAGGCGGCGAAGCACTTCGCGGAGGCCGAACTCGCCCATCTGATCGCGCTGATCACCTCGATCAACGCGCTCAACCGGGTCGGCGTGACCTCCCGGCTGTCGCCCCCGCCCAGGGAGTAG
- a CDS encoding PLP-dependent aminotransferase family protein — protein sequence MTSWANFGGDLHLDLDAGRARGLGLRAALEDALRTAVRDGRLAAGTRLPSSRALALDLGIARNTIAEAYTQLAAEGWLTSRQGSGTVVAERGPQPAPAAPPPGLRPGPAPRHDLRPGSPDLSRFPRTAWLAAARRALATAPHEAFGYGDPRGRTELRRALAGYLARARGVRTDPERLLICTGYAQGLGLLCAALRDQGLTAVAVEEYGLPPHHAVIAARGLALRPLRLDADGALTPDLARTDAGLAVLTPAHQFPTGVPLRAARRAAAVDWARQTGGYLLEDDYDGEFRYDRHAVGAMQALDPERVVYAGTASKSLAPGLRLAWLALPAELVEPVARHKRLADGQSGATEQLTLAELIDSGGYDRHVRRSRHLLRRRRDRLVQVLAERAPDVRVTGIRAGLHAVLELPATAGTEEELLGRARAAGLALNTLGWSLVAGATPRPGRPPGLVIGYGAPPEHAFEAALDALCRLLAS from the coding sequence ATGACTTCCTGGGCCAATTTCGGCGGGGACCTGCACCTCGACCTGGACGCCGGCCGCGCCCGCGGCCTCGGCCTGCGCGCCGCCCTGGAGGACGCCCTGCGCACCGCCGTCCGGGACGGCCGGCTCGCCGCCGGCACCCGGCTGCCGTCCTCCCGGGCCCTCGCCCTCGACCTTGGCATCGCCCGCAACACCATCGCCGAGGCCTACACCCAGCTCGCCGCCGAAGGCTGGCTGACGTCCCGCCAGGGCTCCGGCACCGTGGTCGCCGAACGCGGCCCGCAACCCGCCCCCGCCGCCCCGCCCCCCGGTCTGCGACCCGGCCCGGCCCCCCGCCACGACCTCAGACCCGGCTCCCCCGACCTCAGCCGCTTCCCCCGCACCGCCTGGCTGGCCGCCGCCCGCCGCGCCCTCGCCACCGCCCCGCACGAAGCCTTCGGCTACGGCGACCCGCGCGGCCGGACCGAACTGCGCCGCGCCCTCGCCGGGTACCTGGCCCGGGCCCGCGGCGTGCGCACCGACCCCGAGCGGCTGCTGATCTGCACCGGCTACGCCCAGGGCCTCGGCCTGCTCTGCGCCGCCCTGCGCGACCAAGGGCTCACGGCCGTCGCCGTCGAGGAGTACGGACTGCCCCCGCACCACGCCGTGATCGCCGCCCGGGGCCTCGCGCTGCGCCCGCTGCGCCTGGACGCCGACGGCGCGCTGACCCCCGACCTGGCCCGCACCGACGCCGGACTGGCCGTCCTCACTCCCGCCCACCAGTTCCCCACCGGCGTACCCCTGCGGGCCGCCCGGCGGGCCGCCGCCGTGGACTGGGCCCGGCAGACCGGCGGCTACCTGCTGGAGGACGACTACGACGGCGAGTTCCGCTACGACCGGCACGCCGTCGGCGCCATGCAGGCCCTCGACCCGGAACGCGTCGTCTACGCGGGCACCGCCTCCAAATCCCTCGCCCCCGGCCTGCGACTGGCCTGGCTGGCGCTGCCCGCCGAACTCGTCGAACCGGTCGCGCGGCACAAACGGCTGGCGGACGGGCAGAGCGGCGCCACCGAACAGCTGACCCTCGCCGAACTGATCGACTCCGGCGGCTACGACCGGCACGTCCGGCGCAGCCGCCACCTGCTGCGCCGCCGCCGGGACCGGCTGGTCCAGGTGCTCGCCGAACGCGCCCCGGACGTCCGGGTCACCGGCATCCGGGCCGGCCTGCACGCCGTCCTCGAACTGCCCGCCACGGCCGGCACCGAGGAAGAACTCCTCGGCCGCGCCCGGGCGGCGGGCCTCGCGCTGAACACCCTCGGGTGGAGCCTGGTCGCCGGAGCGACACCCCGGCCGGGCCGGCCGCCCGGGCTGGTCATCGGCTACGG